Proteins encoded together in one Telopea speciosissima isolate NSW1024214 ecotype Mountain lineage chromosome 6, Tspe_v1, whole genome shotgun sequence window:
- the LOC122665579 gene encoding uncharacterized protein LOC122665579 translates to MLTIVGSVVSVGVYGIEFLEFGNKAVELKEIHVLAAPVHQMQQYYRLGVLDNCSEKWNALFDCLSLKTKRSSEMKEILETREKSKPHIWTFRTPEEASDHWNELFGHVNDPE, encoded by the exons ATGTTGACAATTGTTGGATCTGTAGTTTCCGTTGGAGTTTATGGAATAGAGTTTCTAGAATTTGGAAATAAG GCTGTTGAACTGAAGGAAATTCATGTCTTGGCAGCTCCAGTTCACCAGATGCAGCAATATTACAGGCTTGGAGTACTTGACAACTGTTCTGAGAAGTGGAATGCCCTATTTGACTGTTTGAGTCTGAAAACAAAACGATCTTCTGAGATGAAG GAAATTTTGGAAACTCGTGAGAAAAGTAAACCTCACATCTGGACTTTTCGGACACCTGAAGAAGCTTCAGATCATTGGAATGAGCTGTTTGGCCATGTAAATGACCCAGAGTGA